The Leucobacter chromiiresistens genome has a window encoding:
- the trpA gene encoding tryptophan synthase subunit alpha translates to MTQQASSVAEVIRAAKRDRRGALVGYLPVGFPDLDTSVEAAIAMARSGADVLEFGVPYSDPVMDGAVIQEATQTALAGGFRLAHVFEAVRRVREAVDVPVLVMTYWNPVVQYGVDAFARDLAAAGGAGLITPDITPDSADEWIAASEAHGLDRVFLAAPSSTDERLALVSRSSTGFVYTVSTMGITGERAELDAAARGLTGRLREQGAELACVGIGISTADQVAAALEYADGAIVGTAFVRALRDGGVERLAETVASIAQGTAR, encoded by the coding sequence ATGACGCAGCAGGCTTCGAGCGTTGCCGAGGTGATCCGCGCGGCGAAGCGCGACCGGCGGGGCGCACTCGTCGGGTACCTGCCGGTGGGGTTCCCCGATCTCGACACGAGCGTCGAGGCGGCCATCGCGATGGCGCGCAGCGGGGCGGACGTCCTGGAGTTCGGCGTGCCCTACTCCGATCCGGTGATGGACGGCGCCGTGATCCAGGAGGCGACCCAGACGGCGCTCGCCGGGGGCTTCCGGCTCGCCCATGTCTTCGAGGCGGTGCGCCGCGTGCGCGAGGCCGTCGATGTGCCGGTGCTCGTGATGACGTACTGGAACCCCGTCGTGCAGTACGGCGTCGATGCGTTCGCGCGCGACCTCGCCGCAGCCGGGGGAGCCGGACTCATCACTCCCGACATCACGCCGGACTCCGCCGACGAGTGGATCGCGGCGAGCGAGGCGCACGGTCTCGACCGGGTGTTCCTCGCGGCTCCGAGCTCGACGGATGAGCGGCTCGCGCTCGTGAGCCGTTCGAGCACCGGGTTCGTGTACACGGTCTCGACGATGGGCATCACGGGGGAGCGCGCCGAACTCGACGCCGCGGCACGGGGATTGACCGGTCGCCTGCGCGAGCAGGGCGCGGAGCTCGCGTGCGTCGGCATCGGGATCTCGACCGCCGATCAGGTCGCCGCCGCGCTCGAGTACGCCGACGGCGCCATCGTCGGCACCGCGTTCGTGCGTGCGCTCCGCGACGGCGGCGTGGAGCGGCTCGCGGAGACCGTGGCGAGCATCGCGCAGGGCACCGCGCGCTAA